From Staphylococcus sp. M0911, a single genomic window includes:
- a CDS encoding phosphate-starvation-inducible protein PsiE, translated as MNRFTPEKLSEQFSKLLLLAVNICIGFIAITLVIFLFTECFGFFQNLFLQDKDLKYSQVIEDLLVSFMYIEFILLIIQYFKHNYHFSLQYFIYIGITAIVRIIIVEHSDATETILLVASIFILTISLYCLRKFTID; from the coding sequence ATGAATAGATTTACGCCTGAAAAGTTAAGTGAACAGTTTTCTAAATTGTTGTTATTAGCGGTTAATATTTGCATTGGTTTCATTGCGATAACACTTGTTATATTTTTATTTACCGAGTGTTTTGGTTTCTTTCAAAACTTATTTTTACAAGATAAAGACTTGAAATATAGCCAAGTTATTGAAGATTTATTGGTATCGTTCATGTATATTGAGTTTATTCTACTCATTATTCAATATTTCAAACACAATTATCATTTTTCGTTACAGTACTTTATTTATATCGGTATTACAGCGATTGTCAGAATTATTATAGTAGAACATAGCGATGCTACTGAGACAATCTTGTTAGTCGCTAGTATATTTATACTAACGATTTCACTATACTGTTTACGAAAATTTACGATTGATTAA
- a CDS encoding restriction endonuclease, whose product MNQIDQWKHKFNALPRLPRSQSKFGYVDTIKTIFHKIITNTELETVVKIEGSETEHTLKHYIEILLRYQFIKKDNENKYYLTESLINFEEESFRENLAEFLQLHVKYISELLFFIKEPKTTKEVLNYANENYNMSWKQNGQIHERLAWLNDLGLINSMSYKKLYVINQEGRNFIEKYPPLKSFNISEYIQDITANEKLIKLPEWIEELGWNVNNIDRKDGLGYIPGGRAKATELILNIIEFTLNAKDTESLSNYINDKFKCKESSVNSFLTFLTNLKIIDRIGEKVYETSEYGIKLLNSDRPDLYLLFFINKEYKYIFEILFVLEESPQEPKELIARGVTEFNMNSERLDRIRERLAHLKNAKLILNDKGKKLKLSNRGQLLLSVLKGKMSINNSSTKEIGLLKNNEESYQNLLKEVRLASTNSSSPHDFEKLLEKTFIELGFKTKLLAQSGTTDILLTARTVPDYTYKVAIEAKTNKEGKITENLVNFDALKEHKKKHDADFIVIVGKKFNGRLKRFAENNQVLLLDIDNLELLVKRHQVYPLQAIEYKKLFNQVGEVDISVLDSTYNRMRRYNVLFKSIIQTLIENSDDEFTKGILTIREIYMLIKSIDEFNDEDLTKEEVDNMLNLLSNPLIGCVGKEKNGYYAKGSLVDAQLKFGFYYSASIK is encoded by the coding sequence ATGAACCAAATTGACCAATGGAAACATAAATTTAACGCATTACCACGTTTACCTAGATCACAATCTAAATTTGGGTATGTAGATACAATAAAGACTATTTTTCATAAAATAATTACTAACACAGAACTAGAAACTGTTGTAAAAATTGAAGGTAGTGAAACAGAACATACACTAAAACATTACATAGAAATACTATTAAGATATCAATTTATAAAAAAAGATAATGAAAATAAGTATTACCTCACTGAGAGTTTAATAAATTTTGAAGAAGAAAGTTTTAGAGAAAATTTAGCTGAATTTTTGCAATTACATGTGAAATATATATCTGAGTTATTGTTTTTTATAAAAGAACCTAAAACTACAAAAGAAGTCTTAAACTATGCAAATGAAAATTATAATATGTCTTGGAAACAAAACGGACAGATTCATGAGCGACTAGCGTGGTTAAATGATTTAGGCTTAATTAATTCAATGAGTTATAAAAAGTTATATGTTATTAACCAAGAGGGAAGAAATTTTATAGAAAAATATCCACCTTTGAAATCTTTTAATATATCTGAATATATTCAAGATATAACTGCAAATGAAAAATTAATTAAATTACCAGAATGGATTGAGGAGTTAGGTTGGAACGTCAACAACATTGATAGAAAAGATGGATTAGGTTATATTCCAGGAGGTAGAGCAAAAGCAACTGAACTGATATTAAACATAATAGAATTTACTTTAAATGCTAAAGATACAGAGTCATTAAGTAATTATATTAATGATAAGTTCAAGTGCAAGGAATCATCTGTGAATAGTTTTTTAACATTTCTAACTAATTTAAAAATTATAGATAGAATTGGAGAAAAAGTTTACGAAACTTCAGAATATGGTATTAAACTTTTAAATTCTGACCGTCCAGATTTATATCTATTATTTTTTATAAACAAAGAATATAAGTATATTTTTGAAATACTTTTCGTGTTAGAAGAGTCTCCTCAAGAGCCTAAAGAATTAATTGCTAGAGGTGTAACTGAGTTTAATATGAATTCTGAAAGACTTGATAGAATTAGAGAAAGACTAGCCCATTTAAAAAATGCTAAATTGATTTTGAATGATAAAGGTAAAAAGTTAAAATTATCAAATCGTGGGCAGTTATTATTATCAGTATTAAAAGGTAAAATGAGTATTAATAACTCTTCAACTAAAGAAATTGGGTTATTAAAAAATAATGAAGAGAGTTATCAAAATTTATTAAAAGAAGTTCGCTTAGCTTCAACTAATTCTTCTAGTCCACACGATTTCGAAAAATTATTAGAAAAAACATTTATTGAACTAGGTTTTAAAACTAAATTGTTAGCGCAATCAGGCACTACAGATATTTTATTAACTGCTAGAACAGTTCCAGATTATACGTATAAGGTAGCTATCGAGGCAAAGACAAATAAGGAAGGTAAAATTACTGAAAACTTAGTGAATTTTGATGCGCTTAAAGAACATAAAAAGAAGCATGATGCAGATTTTATAGTAATAGTTGGCAAAAAATTTAATGGAAGATTAAAAAGATTTGCTGAAAACAATCAAGTTTTATTATTGGATATAGATAATCTTGAATTATTAGTGAAAAGGCATCAAGTATACCCTTTACAAGCAATTGAATATAAAAAATTATTTAATCAAGTAGGAGAAGTAGATATAAGCGTTTTGGATAGTACATATAATAGAATGCGTAGATATAATGTACTATTTAAATCGATTATACAAACTTTAATAGAAAATAGTGATGACGAATTTACAAAGGGTATATTAACTATACGTGAAATTTATATGCTTATAAAAAGCATAGATGAGTTTAATGATGAAGATTTAACTAAAGAAGAAGTAGATAATATGTTAAATTTACTTTCAAATCCATTAATTGGGTGTGTAGGAAAGGAAAAAAATGGTTATTATGCGAAAGGATCTTTAGTTGACGCTCAATTAAAATTTGGGTTTTACTATTCTGCATCAATAAAATAA
- a CDS encoding type I secretion system protein has protein sequence MAEFIAAIIGGILSLIGTFSAIFLQFKNQKKEKDEEYHNDLVSMIDIITYKAAKVRNNELNFKNANYSKENTIEIYTDIEQDYKSLDYQIQDLITMMSHHIDRSNTAIQELLSYYEPFERQFNKFKVAYKIYNQRYEDEAFDKNAIAFSKIKLDQSIEKFVNNMKKFAKENYNHEIYEPNLNKIIDKNEAINVQKYKKS, from the coding sequence ATGGCGGAATTTATCGCAGCAATAATAGGTGGTATTTTATCTTTAATCGGTACTTTTTCAGCAATTTTTCTTCAATTTAAAAATCAAAAGAAAGAAAAGGATGAAGAATATCATAATGATTTAGTCAGTATGATAGACATCATTACATATAAAGCTGCTAAAGTAAGAAATAATGAGTTGAACTTTAAAAATGCAAATTATAGTAAAGAAAATACAATTGAAATTTACACGGATATTGAACAAGATTATAAGTCATTAGATTATCAGATACAGGATTTGATTACTATGATGAGTCATCATATAGATCGTTCAAATACTGCTATTCAAGAATTACTTAGTTATTACGAACCTTTTGAGCGTCAGTTTAACAAATTTAAAGTTGCATATAAGATATATAATCAAAGATACGAAGATGAAGCATTTGATAAAAATGCGATTGCATTTTCAAAAATAAAATTAGATCAAAGTATTGAAAAATTTGTAAATAATATGAAAAAGTTTGCTAAAGAGAACTATAATCATGAGATTTATGAGCCAAATTTAAATAAAATTATAGATAAAAACGAAGCTATTAATGTTCAAAAATATAAGAAGTCATGA
- a CDS encoding tRNA-dihydrouridine synthase, with protein sequence MKENFWSELPRPFFILAPMEDVTDIVFRHVVSEAARPDVFFTEFTNTASFCHPEGIHSVRGRLTFSEDEQPMVAHIWGDQPEQFREMSIGLAEMGFKGIDLNMGCPVANVAQKGKGSGLILRPEVAAEIIQATKAGGLPVSVKTRLGFYEIDEWRDWLKHVFEQDIANLSIHLRTRKEMSKVDAHWELIEAIKQLRDEVAPNTLLTINGDIPDRQTGLELAEKYGIDGVMIGRGIFHNPFAFEKEPREHSSEELLGLLRLHLSLFQKYDKDEDRQFKSLRRFFKIYVRGIKGASQLRHQLMNTQSIAEARELLDEFEAQRAQRSES encoded by the coding sequence ATGAAGGAAAATTTTTGGAGTGAATTGCCACGTCCATTTTTTATTTTGGCACCTATGGAGGACGTGACGGATATTGTCTTTCGTCATGTGGTAAGTGAAGCTGCGAGACCTGATGTGTTTTTCACTGAATTTACGAATACTGCAAGCTTTTGTCACCCTGAAGGTATTCACAGTGTGCGTGGTCGCCTAACGTTTAGTGAAGATGAACAACCTATGGTAGCGCATATTTGGGGCGATCAACCTGAACAGTTCCGTGAAATGAGTATTGGTTTAGCGGAGATGGGATTTAAAGGTATTGATTTAAATATGGGCTGTCCTGTTGCAAATGTTGCTCAAAAAGGTAAAGGATCTGGCCTTATTCTTAGACCTGAAGTGGCCGCTGAAATTATTCAAGCAACGAAAGCGGGAGGTCTACCGGTAAGTGTTAAAACACGTCTTGGTTTCTATGAAATAGATGAATGGCGTGATTGGTTAAAACATGTCTTCGAACAAGACATCGCGAACTTATCGATCCATCTACGTACACGTAAAGAAATGAGTAAAGTTGATGCGCATTGGGAATTAATAGAAGCGATTAAACAACTACGTGATGAGGTAGCACCAAATACTTTATTAACAATTAATGGCGATATTCCAGATAGACAAACTGGACTTGAACTTGCCGAAAAATATGGCATTGATGGTGTGATGATTGGAAGAGGCATATTCCACAATCCATTTGCCTTTGAAAAAGAACCACGCGAACATTCAAGCGAAGAACTATTAGGTCTATTACGATTACATCTATCATTATTCCAAAAATATGACAAAGATGAAGACCGACAATTCAAAAGTTTACGCAGATTCTTTAAAATTTATGTGCGTGGCATTAAAGGTGCGAGTCAACTACGACATCAATTAATGAATACACAATCCATCGCTGAAGCACGTGAGTTATTAGATGAATTCGAAGCACAAAGAGCACAACGTTCAGAATCTTAA
- a CDS encoding AAA family ATPase has translation MYDYELKEESTISHQSIDKTWIEFYNEFAMKLLKFREHREQLIQNVKKAYQIADIKLPTLEKDNQLIDIDPFTVLALFNKSSLKTSNKIKIAEAFSKILEIEAKVPKDFEGIPTVNNMNATFYDFIGLRKDNDIDELWSLFEIAIKYSIEKSEYNKDQFIRYFDFIIDKRGIGNSKLTNALFWISPEDYLNLDKRTVWYIYQSGKVPEMIINQLPNVSTYLSGKDYLKVIDVIKEYLSSSKTVLNQIVDLSFEVWRYSKEINELKNKTSKVVAGSTDTDQDIPSKNHWMLCLDSKERTWDWFYDNGCISIGYNELNDLSKYFKKEEIEKKLQNTYGDELNYTNVTNTIYQFINEMAIGDIIYVKNEQDMILGWGIVSSDTKYVLDKEFSNIRYIDWRNKGEWKSDLETTDKVLDDITPYNELIKKLNMLFNQDSMNEINSVKENYPVYEVTDFLNEVYMNEDEYYRLIQLLEMKKNVILQGPPGVGKTYTAKRLAYSMMGVKDKSRVKMVQFHQSYSYEDFIMGFRPSKNGFELRNGIFYNFCKQAEEDSENSYFFIIDEINRGNLSKIFGELFMLIENDKRGAELELLYADENFSVPPNIYIIGMMNTADRSLAILDYALRRRFAFFDMTVSFDNVGFKLYQDSLSSEKFDALIQCVQNLNLDIVNDDSLGEGFTIGHSYFSNLSYVTDLILSNIVEFEIIPLIKEYWFDEPSQVDLWTDKLRTSIK, from the coding sequence ATGTATGATTATGAGTTAAAAGAAGAGAGTACAATAAGTCATCAATCTATCGATAAAACATGGATTGAATTTTATAATGAGTTTGCTATGAAGTTATTAAAGTTTCGTGAGCATCGAGAACAATTAATTCAAAATGTAAAAAAGGCATATCAGATTGCTGATATTAAATTGCCTACTTTAGAAAAGGATAATCAATTAATAGATATTGATCCTTTTACTGTACTTGCATTATTTAATAAAAGTTCTTTAAAAACATCAAATAAGATAAAAATTGCAGAAGCATTTTCAAAGATTTTAGAAATTGAAGCCAAGGTTCCTAAAGATTTTGAAGGGATACCAACGGTCAATAATATGAATGCTACTTTTTATGATTTTATAGGTCTACGTAAAGATAACGATATTGATGAGTTATGGTCATTATTTGAAATTGCAATAAAATATTCAATTGAAAAAAGTGAATATAATAAAGATCAATTTATACGTTATTTTGATTTCATTATAGATAAGAGAGGAATAGGAAATAGTAAATTAACAAACGCTTTATTTTGGATTTCACCTGAAGATTATTTAAACCTTGATAAACGAACGGTTTGGTATATTTACCAATCAGGAAAAGTCCCTGAAATGATTATTAATCAGTTACCTAATGTTTCAACTTATCTGAGTGGAAAAGATTATTTAAAAGTTATCGATGTTATAAAGGAATATTTATCTAGTTCTAAAACCGTATTGAATCAGATAGTTGATTTAAGCTTTGAAGTTTGGAGATATTCCAAAGAAATAAATGAACTTAAGAATAAAACATCTAAAGTAGTGGCAGGGTCAACTGATACAGATCAAGATATTCCATCTAAAAATCATTGGATGTTATGTTTAGATTCAAAAGAAAGAACTTGGGATTGGTTCTATGATAATGGATGTATTTCTATAGGATATAATGAACTTAATGATTTATCCAAATATTTCAAAAAAGAAGAAATAGAAAAGAAACTTCAAAATACTTATGGTGATGAACTCAATTATACTAACGTTACTAATACCATTTATCAGTTTATTAATGAAATGGCTATAGGTGACATAATATATGTAAAAAATGAGCAAGATATGATACTTGGTTGGGGAATTGTTTCTTCAGATACTAAATACGTGCTTGATAAAGAATTTTCTAATATACGTTATATTGATTGGAGAAACAAAGGTGAATGGAAAAGCGATCTTGAAACTACAGATAAAGTATTAGATGATATTACCCCATATAATGAACTTATTAAAAAATTAAACATGTTATTCAATCAAGATAGTATGAATGAAATTAATTCTGTAAAGGAAAATTATCCTGTTTATGAAGTTACAGATTTCTTAAATGAAGTGTATATGAATGAAGATGAGTATTATAGATTAATTCAGTTATTGGAAATGAAGAAAAATGTTATATTGCAAGGCCCTCCTGGTGTGGGGAAAACCTATACTGCAAAGCGTTTAGCGTACTCTATGATGGGAGTGAAAGATAAAAGCCGTGTTAAAATGGTTCAATTTCATCAAAGCTACTCATACGAAGATTTTATTATGGGGTTCAGACCGTCTAAGAATGGATTTGAATTAAGAAATGGAATCTTTTATAATTTTTGCAAACAAGCTGAGGAAGATAGCGAGAATAGTTACTTCTTTATCATTGATGAAATCAATCGTGGGAATTTGAGTAAAATATTTGGTGAGCTATTTATGTTAATTGAAAATGATAAACGAGGTGCTGAGCTCGAATTATTATATGCAGATGAGAATTTTTCTGTTCCACCAAATATTTATATCATTGGTATGATGAATACTGCTGATCGCAGTTTAGCAATATTAGATTATGCGCTTCGCAGACGTTTTGCTTTCTTTGATATGACTGTATCGTTTGATAATGTTGGATTTAAATTGTATCAAGATAGTTTATCGAGTGAAAAATTTGATGCTCTTATTCAATGTGTTCAAAATTTAAATCTTGATATTGTAAACGATGATTCACTTGGAGAAGGATTTACAATTGGGCATAGCTATTTTAGTAATTTAAGTTATGTTACTGATCTTATACTATCTAATATTGTAGAATTTGAGATCATACCTCTAATTAAAGAATATTGGTTTGATGAACCGTCTCAAGTAGATTTATGGACTGATAAATTAAGGACCTCGATAAAATGA
- a CDS encoding PTS sugar transporter subunit IIC, producing MGEKQWITPRSFLFNILNGLAIAIVVGMLPNAILGDLSKYLSQYNEIFSKIAVVVQGIQYTIPILTGVLIAIQFNLTQLQTAVVGAATFVGSGATTITNHQWVITGIGDLINTMITGAIAVGIILIIGDRVGSLNMIILPIVASGIPGLLGLLLLPYTKLITVGIGNVVNSLTNTQPIIMTILIAVIFSILIVSPISAIGIGIAIGISGLAAGSAAVGVSASAIMLALGAWRVNKVGVPISVLLGAVKLMMPNTIRHPIIFLPITCTAAVSGLVGGLLNIKGTPDSAGFGLIGLVGPIKSLNLLGTSMGSGLLLVAITYVIVPIVSALFFNYLFVKILKLYKPDVFIFK from the coding sequence ATGGGCGAAAAACAATGGATTACACCCAGATCATTTTTATTTAATATATTAAATGGATTAGCGATAGCAATCGTTGTAGGTATGCTTCCTAACGCGATTTTAGGAGATTTGAGTAAATACTTAAGTCAGTATAATGAGATATTTTCAAAAATAGCAGTTGTAGTACAAGGCATTCAATATACGATTCCCATATTAACGGGTGTCTTAATTGCGATACAGTTTAATTTAACACAATTACAAACAGCTGTGGTTGGTGCAGCAACATTTGTCGGTTCTGGCGCAACGACAATTACAAATCACCAATGGGTCATTACAGGCATCGGAGATTTAATTAATACCATGATTACCGGAGCGATTGCAGTAGGTATTATTTTAATTATCGGAGATCGTGTAGGCAGTTTAAATATGATTATCTTACCCATCGTTGCCAGTGGTATTCCTGGTCTCTTAGGATTATTATTACTGCCTTATACCAAATTGATAACAGTGGGGATAGGTAATGTTGTTAATAGCTTAACAAATACACAACCTATCATTATGACAATTCTAATAGCAGTGATATTCTCTATTCTTATTGTGTCACCGATATCTGCGATTGGAATTGGTATTGCCATTGGTATTTCAGGGCTCGCAGCAGGTTCAGCCGCTGTAGGTGTCTCTGCCAGTGCTATTATGCTAGCGCTAGGGGCATGGCGTGTTAACAAAGTAGGTGTTCCGATTTCAGTGTTACTCGGTGCCGTTAAATTAATGATGCCTAATACCATTCGACATCCTATTATATTTTTACCAATTACTTGTACCGCTGCAGTATCAGGACTCGTAGGCGGGTTACTTAATATTAAAGGTACACCTGATTCGGCTGGATTTGGTTTAATCGGATTAGTAGGTCCGATTAAATCATTAAACTTACTAGGTACTAGTATGGGCAGTGGTTTGCTATTGGTTGCGATAACTTATGTCATCGTACCAATCGTATCAGCGCTCTTTTTCAATTATCTGTTTGTGAAAATATTGAAACTCTATAAACCAGATGTATTTATTTTTAAATAA
- the mcrC gene encoding 5-methylcytosine-specific restriction endonuclease system specificity protein McrC produces MIEIRNIYYMLTYAFSVLKENTYVNVIAEDFDNANELYTAILIKGVSNQIKRGLHYEYIEKQEALTMVRGKIDISESISNLDILNKKLSCVYDEYSINNYLNQIIKSTMLLLINEDISKERKKKLKNLLIHFSSVNQIDLSSINWNMRFTRNNKTYKMLIAICNLIVEGLLQSNNEGNRQVLDFKDEQRMSHLYEKFLFEYFKKTFPQLSVTAAHIPWKLDDDESSMLPTMKSDIMISNKKDYLIIDAKFYKKSLQNYYDTYKIHSANLYQIFTYVKNHAFYIREKEINTNVSGMLLYAKTDEEKTPENKFQMSGNLISVKSLDLNCEFSQIKKQLNQIIMEHFEI; encoded by the coding sequence ATGATAGAAATAAGAAACATTTATTATATGTTGACTTATGCTTTTTCTGTTTTGAAAGAAAATACTTATGTAAATGTCATCGCAGAAGATTTTGATAATGCTAATGAGTTATATACAGCTATTTTAATAAAAGGTGTTTCAAATCAAATTAAGCGTGGTTTACACTATGAATATATTGAAAAACAAGAAGCATTAACAATGGTTCGAGGAAAAATTGATATTTCAGAGTCTATTAGTAATTTGGATATATTAAATAAAAAACTTAGTTGTGTATATGATGAATATTCAATAAATAATTATTTAAATCAAATTATTAAATCAACAATGTTACTTCTGATTAATGAAGATATCTCAAAGGAAAGAAAAAAGAAATTGAAAAATCTATTGATTCATTTCAGTTCTGTTAATCAAATAGATTTAAGCAGTATTAATTGGAATATGCGTTTTACACGAAATAACAAGACATACAAAATGTTAATTGCCATATGTAATTTAATTGTCGAAGGTCTTTTACAATCAAATAACGAAGGAAATAGACAAGTACTGGACTTTAAAGATGAACAACGTATGTCACACTTATATGAAAAGTTTTTATTTGAATATTTTAAGAAAACTTTTCCACAATTGAGTGTAACTGCAGCACACATACCATGGAAATTAGATGATGATGAATCCTCAATGTTACCAACTATGAAAAGTGATATTATGATTTCTAATAAAAAGGATTACTTAATCATAGATGCTAAGTTTTATAAAAAGTCCTTGCAAAACTATTATGATACTTATAAAATACATTCTGCAAATCTTTATCAGATATTTACTTATGTAAAAAATCATGCTTTTTATATAAGGGAGAAAGAAATAAATACAAATGTATCTGGCATGCTCTTATATGCTAAAACAGATGAGGAAAAGACACCTGAAAATAAGTTTCAAATGAGTGGCAACCTTATTAGTGTTAAATCATTAGACTTGAACTGTGAATTCTCACAGATTAAAAAACAATTAAATCAAATTATTATGGAACATTTTGAAATATAA